One window from the genome of Bradyrhizobium xenonodulans encodes:
- a CDS encoding OmpW/AlkL family protein produces the protein MNGTIRNVARLATLGTILGAMLAGTLASVQAADLPVYKKAPPPVEAFNPWMVRLRVLGVLPDAGGSSVNVAGVPSLSSPNSGLSISDQVVPELDISYFFTKNIAAELILGVTRHSISGTGSLANLPIGKTTLLPPTLTLQYHFDSFGAFKPYIGAGVNYTVFFNNSAANAPAAIAGPPAIVATATSLHVSNAWGGAVQFGFDYMLDRHWGLNVDVKKLWLRPDYSATVSGLPVTGTAHIDPWLVGAGVTYKF, from the coding sequence ATGAACGGAACGATAAGAAACGTAGCGCGGCTCGCGACGCTCGGAACGATTCTTGGCGCAATGCTCGCGGGGACTTTGGCCTCGGTACAGGCTGCCGATTTGCCGGTCTACAAGAAGGCGCCGCCGCCAGTGGAGGCGTTCAATCCCTGGATGGTGCGTCTGCGCGTGCTCGGCGTGTTGCCGGATGCCGGCGGCTCCTCCGTCAATGTCGCGGGCGTGCCGTCGCTGTCGTCGCCGAATTCAGGCCTGTCGATCAGCGACCAGGTCGTGCCTGAGCTCGATATCAGCTATTTCTTCACCAAGAACATCGCGGCCGAGCTGATCCTCGGTGTGACCAGGCACTCGATCAGCGGCACCGGCTCGCTCGCGAACCTGCCGATCGGCAAGACCACGCTGCTGCCGCCGACGCTGACCTTGCAATATCACTTCGACAGTTTCGGCGCGTTCAAGCCGTATATCGGCGCCGGCGTGAACTACACGGTGTTCTTCAACAACTCCGCCGCCAATGCGCCGGCCGCCATCGCAGGTCCGCCCGCGATCGTCGCCACCGCCACCAGCCTTCATGTCAGCAATGCCTGGGGCGGCGCCGTGCAGTTCGGCTTCGACTACATGCTCGACCGGCATTGGGGTCTCAACGTGGACGTCAAGAAGCTCTGGCTGCGCCCGGATTACTCCGCGACCGTCTCAGGCCTGCCGGTCACCGGCACCGCGCATATCGATCCGTGGCTGGTCGGCGCCGGCGTGACCTACAAGTTCTGA
- a CDS encoding DUF1013 domain-containing protein — MSNAPLMPKATAVWLLDNTALTFDQVADFTKMHPLEVRAIADGDAAQGIKGMDPLSNGQLTREEIEKGEKNPDYRLRLQESKVVLPPQPKRKGPRYTPVSRRHERPSAILWLLRSHPELKDAQIMRLVGTTKSTIASVRDRTHWNTSQLTPIDPVTLGLCSQIELDFEVARAAKEKPVDAAYGGATLLPASETTKKDEYEPAERSSDDLNVDAVFAKLKTLGGKKQDEEEE, encoded by the coding sequence ATGAGCAACGCACCTCTGATGCCCAAGGCGACCGCCGTTTGGCTTCTCGACAACACCGCGCTGACCTTCGACCAGGTCGCCGATTTCACCAAGATGCATCCCCTCGAGGTGCGCGCGATCGCCGACGGCGACGCAGCCCAGGGCATCAAGGGCATGGATCCCCTCTCCAACGGCCAGCTCACCCGCGAGGAGATCGAGAAGGGCGAGAAGAATCCGGACTACCGGCTCCGCCTCCAGGAGAGCAAGGTCGTGCTGCCGCCCCAGCCGAAGCGCAAGGGCCCGCGCTACACCCCGGTCTCCCGCCGCCACGAGCGCCCGAGCGCCATCCTCTGGCTGCTGCGCAGCCATCCGGAGCTCAAGGACGCCCAGATCATGCGTCTGGTCGGCACCACCAAGAGCACCATCGCCAGCGTCCGCGACCGCACCCACTGGAACACCTCGCAGCTGACGCCGATCGACCCGGTGACCCTCGGCCTCTGCTCGCAGATCGAACTCGATTTCGAAGTGGCGCGCGCGGCGAAGGAAAAGCCGGTCGACGCCGCCTATGGCGGCGCCACGCTGCTGCCGGCCTCCGAGACCACCAAGAAGGACGAGTACGAGCCGGCCGAGCGCTCGAGCGACGACCTCAACGTCGACGCCGTGTTCGCCAAGCTCAAGACGCTCGGCGGCAAGAAGCAGGACGAAGAGGAGGAGTAG
- the ispH gene encoding 4-hydroxy-3-methylbut-2-enyl diphosphate reductase: protein MSAKPDLKIVLCSPRGFCAGVVRAIDTVERALDKYGAPVYVRHEIVHNKYVVDGLKKKGAIFVEELAEIPENTTAPVVFSAHGVPKSVPADATSRNLFSLDATCPLVTKVHREAAIHFKRGREIFLIGHSHHPEVVGTLGQLPVGAVTLIETAEDAKTISPKDPNNLAFVTQTTLSIDDTAEIVALLKERFPNINGPHKEDICYATTNRQLAVKKVAPVVDALIVVGAPNSSNSQRLREVAEREGCGIAVLAQRAADIDWNKFGNITSLGITAGASAPEVIVEEIMDAFAERYTLHVETVSAAEENEFFPLPRQVRPEAAAE, encoded by the coding sequence ATGTCAGCCAAACCAGACCTCAAGATCGTGCTTTGTTCTCCCCGCGGCTTCTGCGCCGGGGTGGTCCGGGCGATCGACACCGTGGAGCGGGCGCTCGATAAATATGGCGCCCCCGTCTATGTTCGCCACGAGATTGTGCACAACAAGTACGTCGTCGACGGGTTGAAGAAGAAGGGCGCCATCTTCGTCGAAGAGCTCGCCGAAATTCCGGAAAACACCACCGCGCCGGTCGTGTTCTCGGCCCATGGCGTGCCGAAATCGGTTCCGGCCGACGCCACGTCCCGCAACCTGTTCTCGCTGGATGCGACCTGCCCGCTGGTGACCAAGGTGCACCGCGAGGCCGCGATCCATTTCAAGCGCGGTCGCGAGATCTTCCTGATCGGCCACTCCCATCATCCCGAAGTGGTCGGCACGCTCGGCCAGCTTCCGGTTGGCGCCGTGACTCTGATCGAGACCGCCGAGGACGCCAAGACCATCTCCCCGAAGGACCCGAACAACCTCGCCTTCGTGACCCAGACCACGCTGTCGATCGACGACACCGCGGAGATCGTGGCGCTGCTCAAGGAGCGCTTCCCGAACATCAACGGGCCGCACAAGGAAGACATCTGCTACGCCACCACCAACCGCCAGCTCGCGGTGAAGAAGGTGGCGCCGGTGGTCGATGCGCTGATCGTGGTCGGTGCGCCCAATTCGTCGAACTCGCAGCGCCTGCGCGAGGTCGCCGAGCGCGAGGGTTGTGGGATCGCCGTGCTGGCGCAACGCGCGGCCGACATCGACTGGAACAAGTTCGGCAACATCACGAGCCTCGGCATCACCGCGGGCGCATCCGCCCCAGAAGTGATCGTCGAGGAGATCATGGACGCGTTCGCCGAACGCTACACGCTGCATGTGGAGACGGTCTCGGCTGCGGAAGAGAACGAGTTCTTCCCGCTGCCGCGTCAGGTGCGCCCTGAAGCTGCCGCCGAGTAG
- a CDS encoding homoserine kinase gives MAVYTDVAADELADFLRQYDLGELLSYKGIAEGVENTNFLLHTSKGSFILTLYEKRVAKNDLPYFLALMTHLAEHGVNCPLPVKGRDGEALRELSGRPAAIITFLEGVWPRKPNAVHCSGVGEGLACMHLAGANFVIKRANALSVSGWRPLFDTAASRADEVQPGLCAFLAAELDHLESGIWPKHLPEGVIHADLFNDNVFFLGDKLSGIIDFTFACNDMLAYDVAICLNAWCFEPDHSFNVTKARAFLNAYGRVRKLSEAEEAALPLLARGAAIRFLLTRLVDWLNVPPGALVKPKDPLEYVRKLRFHQSVSSVRDYGLMPSGLVA, from the coding sequence ATGGCGGTCTACACCGACGTTGCCGCCGACGAGCTTGCGGATTTCCTGAGGCAATATGATCTCGGCGAATTGCTCTCCTACAAGGGCATCGCCGAGGGCGTCGAGAACACCAACTTCCTGCTGCATACGAGCAAAGGCTCGTTCATCCTCACGCTCTACGAGAAGCGCGTGGCGAAGAACGATCTGCCGTACTTCCTCGCGCTGATGACGCATCTCGCCGAGCACGGCGTCAACTGCCCGCTGCCGGTGAAGGGAAGAGACGGCGAGGCGCTGCGCGAGCTGTCGGGCCGGCCGGCCGCGATCATCACCTTTCTCGAAGGCGTCTGGCCGCGCAAGCCGAACGCCGTCCATTGTTCGGGCGTCGGCGAGGGGCTGGCCTGCATGCACCTGGCCGGCGCCAATTTCGTGATCAAGCGGGCGAATGCGCTCTCGGTCTCGGGCTGGCGGCCGCTGTTCGATACAGCCGCAAGCCGGGCCGACGAGGTGCAGCCGGGCCTGTGCGCGTTCCTCGCGGCCGAGCTCGACCACCTCGAGAGCGGGATCTGGCCGAAGCATTTGCCCGAAGGCGTGATCCACGCCGATCTCTTCAACGACAACGTCTTCTTCCTCGGCGACAAGCTCTCGGGCATCATCGACTTCACCTTCGCCTGCAACGATATGCTGGCCTATGACGTCGCGATCTGCCTCAACGCCTGGTGTTTCGAGCCGGATCACTCCTTCAACGTCACCAAGGCGCGCGCCTTCCTCAACGCCTATGGCCGTGTACGAAAACTCTCGGAAGCCGAAGAGGCCGCGCTGCCGCTGCTGGCGCGCGGCGCCGCGATCCGCTTCCTGCTGACGCGGCTGGTGGACTGGCTCAACGTACCGCCGGGCGCGCTGGTCAAACCGAAGGACCCGCTCGAATATGTCCGCAAGCTGCGCTTCCACCAGAGCGTCTCGAGCGTGCGTGACTACGGGCTGATGCCGTCTGGACTGGTCGCGTGA
- the rnhA gene encoding ribonuclease HI produces the protein MSELPNVTIYTDGACSGNPGPGGWGAILKFGDKEKELNGGERHTTNNQMELMAAISALEALKKPCTVDLYTDSQYVRQGITGWIHGWKRNGWRTADKKPVKNVELWQRLDAALKAHDVRWHWVKGHAGHPENERADQLARDGIVKARLQQRVAE, from the coding sequence GTGAGCGAGCTTCCCAACGTCACGATCTACACGGATGGCGCGTGCTCGGGAAATCCCGGGCCCGGCGGCTGGGGCGCGATCCTGAAGTTCGGCGACAAGGAAAAAGAGCTGAACGGCGGCGAGCGCCACACCACCAACAACCAGATGGAATTGATGGCGGCGATCTCCGCGCTCGAAGCGCTGAAGAAGCCATGCACCGTCGATCTCTACACCGACAGCCAGTATGTGCGGCAGGGCATCACCGGCTGGATCCACGGCTGGAAGCGCAACGGCTGGCGCACCGCCGACAAGAAGCCGGTGAAGAATGTCGAGCTATGGCAGCGTTTGGATGCCGCGCTGAAGGCGCATGACGTGCGCTGGCACTGGGTCAAAGGCCACGCCGGCCACCCCGAGAACGAGCGCGCCGATCAGCTCGCGCGCGACGGGATCGTGAAGGCACGGTTGCAGCAGCGGGTGGCGGAGTAG
- a CDS encoding peroxiredoxin produces MAIQTGDKLPEAKFRVMTAEGPQVKTTDDIFKGKKVALFAVPGAYTGTCHKMHLPSIFLNAYAMKDKGVDTIAIVSVNDAFVMNAWKRDTDQRDEAIFLADGNADFAKAIGMELDASGNGLGIRSKRYSMLVEDGVVKKLNLEAMPGKVEVSGGDTLLGQL; encoded by the coding sequence ATGGCGATCCAGACTGGCGACAAGCTGCCCGAGGCGAAATTCCGCGTGATGACGGCGGAAGGCCCGCAGGTGAAGACCACCGACGATATTTTCAAGGGCAAGAAGGTGGCGCTGTTCGCGGTGCCCGGCGCCTACACCGGCACCTGCCACAAGATGCATCTGCCGAGCATCTTCCTCAACGCCTACGCCATGAAGGACAAGGGCGTCGACACCATCGCGATCGTCTCCGTCAACGACGCCTTCGTCATGAACGCCTGGAAGCGCGACACCGACCAGCGCGACGAGGCGATCTTCCTCGCCGATGGCAATGCCGATTTCGCCAAGGCGATCGGCATGGAGCTGGACGCCTCCGGCAACGGCCTCGGCATCCGCTCCAAGCGCTATTCGATGCTGGTCGAGGACGGCGTGGTCAAGAAGCTGAACCTCGAAGCGATGCCCGGCAAGGTCGAGGTATCAGGCGGCGATACGCTGCTGGGGCAGCTCTGA
- a CDS encoding DUF924 family protein, which yields MTDFGDITPSGILAFWREVGRERWYKRDDAFDAEVRRRFLALWQKAAAGELASWEASDDGALALVIVLDQFPRNMFRGTQQAFASDALARDVARRAIERGLDRRVDPILLEFLYMPFMHSEHLPDQLHCVALFQNTDNAENLKYAREHADIIRRFGRFPHRNRLLGRDTTEDEQAFLDAGGFAG from the coding sequence ATGACTGATTTCGGCGACATCACACCATCAGGCATTCTCGCCTTCTGGCGCGAGGTCGGCCGCGAACGCTGGTACAAGCGCGACGATGCGTTCGACGCAGAGGTCAGGCGCCGCTTTCTTGCCTTGTGGCAGAAGGCGGCCGCCGGCGAGCTGGCGTCCTGGGAGGCCAGCGACGACGGCGCGCTCGCGCTCGTCATCGTGCTCGACCAGTTTCCCCGCAACATGTTCCGCGGCACGCAGCAGGCCTTTGCCAGCGACGCGCTGGCGCGCGACGTCGCCCGCCGCGCCATCGAGCGGGGCCTCGACCGCAGGGTCGATCCCATCCTGCTCGAATTCCTCTACATGCCGTTCATGCATTCCGAGCACCTGCCCGATCAGTTGCACTGCGTCGCGCTGTTTCAGAACACCGACAATGCCGAGAACCTGAAATACGCCCGGGAGCACGCCGATATCATCCGCCGGTTCGGCCGCTTCCCCCACCGCAACCGCCTGCTCGGCCGCGACACCACCGAGGACGAGCAGGCCTTCCTCGATGCCGGCGGTTTTGCCGGCTGA
- a CDS encoding long-chain fatty acid--CoA ligase: protein MERIWLKQYPPGVPADIEPTQYASLVDLLEESFNKFADRKAFICMDKSISYRDLDQMSLAMAAYLQGRGLQRGARVAIMMPNVLQYPVATAAVLRAGFAVVNVNPLYTPRELEHQLKDSGAEAIIVLENFAHTVEQVIAKTQVKHVIVGSMGDLLGFKGVIVNLVVRRVKKMVPAWSLPGAVSFNDAISAGRSLTFNKPKLSPGDVAFLQYTGGTTGVSKGATLLHRNIVANVLQNDAWLQPALTSPPHVDQLMVVCALPLYHIFALTACYLLAVRAGGCNLLIPNPRDIAGFVKELAKYQVNSFPAVNTLYNGLMHHPDFKKLDFSKLKISNGGGMAVQRPVADQWKAITGCFIAEGYGLSETSPTLTCNPATATEFTGTIGIPVPSTYISIRDDDGNEVPLDQPGEICAKGPQVMSGYWNRPEETAKVMTADGYFRTGDIGVMDEKGYTKIVDRKKDMILVSGFNVYPNEIEEVIASHPGVLECAVIGIPDSKSGEAVKAFIVKKDPNLTAEAVIKFCQEQLTGYKVPKHIEFRTDLPKTNVGKILRRQLRDEKKAEAA, encoded by the coding sequence ATGGAGCGCATCTGGCTCAAGCAATATCCGCCCGGCGTGCCTGCTGATATCGAGCCGACCCAATATGCATCGCTGGTCGACCTCCTGGAGGAGAGCTTCAACAAGTTCGCCGACCGCAAGGCGTTCATCTGCATGGACAAGTCGATCAGCTATCGCGACCTCGACCAGATGTCGCTGGCGATGGCGGCCTATTTGCAGGGACGCGGCCTCCAGCGCGGCGCCCGCGTCGCGATCATGATGCCGAACGTGCTGCAATATCCGGTCGCCACCGCGGCCGTGTTGCGCGCCGGTTTCGCCGTGGTCAACGTCAACCCGCTCTACACCCCGCGCGAGCTCGAGCATCAGCTCAAGGATTCCGGCGCCGAAGCCATCATCGTGCTGGAGAACTTTGCCCACACCGTCGAGCAGGTGATCGCGAAGACGCAGGTCAAGCACGTCATCGTCGGCAGCATGGGCGACCTGCTCGGCTTCAAGGGCGTGATCGTCAACCTCGTCGTCCGCCGCGTCAAGAAAATGGTACCGGCCTGGTCGCTGCCGGGCGCGGTGTCTTTCAACGACGCCATATCCGCCGGCCGTAGCCTGACCTTCAACAAGCCAAAACTGTCGCCGGGCGACGTCGCCTTCCTGCAATATACCGGCGGCACCACCGGCGTCTCCAAGGGCGCCACCCTGCTCCATCGCAACATCGTCGCCAACGTCCTGCAGAACGACGCATGGCTGCAGCCGGCGCTCACCTCGCCGCCGCATGTCGACCAGCTCATGGTCGTCTGCGCGCTGCCGCTCTACCACATCTTCGCGCTGACGGCCTGCTACCTGCTCGCGGTGCGCGCCGGCGGCTGCAATCTCTTGATCCCCAATCCGCGCGACATCGCCGGCTTCGTCAAGGAACTGGCGAAGTACCAGGTCAACAGCTTCCCGGCAGTCAACACGCTCTACAACGGGCTGATGCACCATCCCGACTTCAAGAAGCTCGACTTCTCCAAGCTGAAGATCTCCAACGGCGGCGGCATGGCGGTACAGCGCCCCGTGGCCGATCAATGGAAGGCGATCACTGGCTGCTTCATCGCCGAGGGGTATGGCCTGTCGGAGACTTCACCGACGCTGACCTGCAATCCGGCAACGGCAACCGAGTTCACGGGTACGATCGGCATTCCCGTGCCGTCGACTTACATCTCGATCCGCGACGACGACGGCAACGAAGTCCCGCTGGACCAACCCGGCGAGATCTGCGCCAAGGGCCCGCAGGTGATGTCGGGCTACTGGAACAGGCCGGAGGAGACCGCCAAGGTGATGACCGCGGACGGCTATTTCCGCACCGGCGACATCGGCGTGATGGACGAGAAGGGCTACACCAAGATCGTCGACCGCAAGAAGGACATGATCCTGGTCTCGGGTTTCAACGTCTATCCGAACGAGATCGAGGAAGTGATCGCGAGCCATCCGGGCGTGCTGGAATGCGCGGTGATCGGCATCCCCGATTCCAAGTCGGGCGAGGCGGTGAAGGCCTTCATCGTCAAGAAGGACCCGAACCTCACGGCCGAAGCCGTGATCAAGTTCTGCCAGGAGCAGCTCACCGGCTACAAGGTGCCCAAGCACATCGAATTCCGCACCGACCTGCCGAAGACCAATGTCGGCAAGATCCTGCGCCGGCAGCTCCGCGACGAGAAGAAGGCGGAGGCGGCGTAA
- a CDS encoding D-alanyl-D-alanine carboxypeptidase family protein — protein sequence MHALRPLLRKSLFNLFAATLACAALLAPRAASAEALLLIEADSGKVLQAENATVPWYPASVTKIMTAYVTLKAVKDGRLTLDTLLTVSPTAASQSPSKMGFRPGTQLTVDNALKMMMVKSANDMAVVLAEGVGGSIDGFSAMMNDTALRLGMTQTSYVNPNGLPADGQITSARDLGILARSFLRDLPEYEYFVHIPAIRFGKRVTGNFNKLIGRYPGADGFKTGFICASGYNLVASATRNGRRLIAVVLGANSGTARAVKAAQLLERGFGQDNLTWLRPSLGTVDKLVPVDASPPNLREDMCGGHRKRPASDDDDALIAASGGTAGSASMTGGEAQVTFFTAGLQPPLMKASELMASAPAAAEPVLVYTGPTRTGTALIAAVAADADQQAASKPRGKKSRVAKKPDATDKPKDAGKDSKTAAAKPDAKPDAKNDTKTAAKPAGTRHAAAKHDAAAKPAEKPAASGDQAAKPAKPKAATKPPAKPANNS from the coding sequence GTGCACGCCCTTCGCCCGCTGCTTCGCAAATCCCTGTTCAACCTGTTCGCTGCGACGCTCGCATGCGCCGCATTGCTTGCGCCGCGCGCGGCGAGCGCCGAAGCGCTGCTCCTGATCGAGGCCGACAGCGGCAAGGTGTTGCAGGCGGAGAACGCGACCGTCCCGTGGTATCCCGCGTCCGTCACCAAGATCATGACCGCCTATGTAACGCTGAAGGCGGTGAAGGACGGCAGGCTCACGCTCGACACGCTGCTCACGGTGTCGCCGACGGCGGCCTCGCAGTCGCCGTCGAAGATGGGGTTCCGTCCGGGAACGCAGCTCACCGTCGACAACGCGCTGAAGATGATGATGGTCAAGTCGGCGAACGACATGGCCGTGGTGCTCGCCGAAGGCGTCGGCGGTTCGATCGACGGCTTCTCCGCGATGATGAACGATACGGCGCTGAGGCTCGGAATGACGCAGACGAGCTACGTCAATCCGAACGGCCTTCCCGCCGACGGCCAGATCACCTCGGCACGCGACCTCGGTATCCTCGCACGCTCGTTCCTGCGCGACCTGCCGGAATACGAATATTTCGTGCACATCCCGGCAATCCGCTTCGGCAAGCGCGTCACCGGCAATTTCAACAAGCTGATCGGCCGCTATCCTGGCGCCGACGGTTTCAAGACCGGTTTCATCTGCGCCTCCGGCTACAATCTCGTGGCATCGGCGACGCGCAACGGGCGCCGGCTGATCGCCGTCGTGCTCGGCGCCAATTCCGGCACTGCGCGCGCGGTGAAGGCGGCGCAATTGCTCGAGCGCGGCTTCGGCCAGGACAATCTCACCTGGCTCCGCCCCTCGCTCGGCACCGTCGACAAGCTGGTGCCGGTCGACGCCTCGCCGCCGAACCTGCGCGAGGACATGTGCGGCGGCCATCGCAAGCGGCCGGCCAGCGACGACGACGACGCGCTGATCGCGGCCAGTGGTGGCACGGCAGGATCGGCCTCCATGACCGGCGGCGAAGCCCAGGTCACCTTCTTCACCGCGGGCCTCCAGCCGCCCCTGATGAAAGCCTCCGAGCTGATGGCTTCGGCCCCGGCGGCGGCCGAGCCCGTGCTGGTCTATACCGGCCCGACCCGCACCGGCACCGCCCTGATCGCGGCGGTCGCGGCCGATGCCGACCAGCAGGCCGCATCAAAACCGCGTGGCAAGAAGTCGCGCGTCGCCAAGAAGCCTGACGCCACCGACAAGCCGAAAGACGCGGGCAAGGACAGCAAGACGGCCGCGGCGAAGCCGGATGCCAAGCCCGACGCCAAGAATGACACCAAGACCGCAGCCAAGCCGGCCGGGACCAGGCATGCCGCGGCCAAGCACGATGCGGCGGCGAAACCCGCCGAGAAGCCTGCGGCAAGCGGCGACCAGGCGGCAAAGCCCGCCAAGCCCAAGGCTGCGACCAAGCCCCCCGCCAAGCCGGCCAACAACAGTTAA
- a CDS encoding glucan ABC transporter ATP-binding protein/ permease: protein MSILRLYTRVLELLGKEARLGWLLAVANLLLAASQFAEPVLFGRIVDVLSGKAVAGSNSAWPFLAAWVAFGLFTIACSALVALQADRLSHRQRQAVLTDYFEHILQLPLTFHSGTHSGRLMKVMLNGTDALWRLWLGFFREHFAAILSVAVLLPLSLYLNWRLAILLFVLCIVFTVLTTFVVRKTFGMQMAVEEQYSELSARASDALGNVALVQSFVRVESEVKGLRSVADELLAAQMPVLSWWALVTVITRASTTITVLAIFTLGIALHDQGMTSVGEIVMFVSFATMLIQKLEQVVSFINNVFMEAPRLREFFNVLDAVPAVHDRPDAIDAGRLSGLVEFNDVTFSYDGKRPAIEDLSFTALPGQTIALVGPTGAGKSTAIALLHRAFDPQSGFIKIDGMDVRGVTLTSLRRNIGVVFQEALLFNRSIEDNLRVGKPDATEAEMRKAAERAQALDFIERSGGFETNAGERGRMLSGGERQRLSIARALLKDPPILILDEATSALDAVTEAKVNAALDEVMKGRTTFVIAHRLSTIRNATRILVFENGRVIEIGTFDELVAKGGHFAELARAQFMVQETARASVTAAEAAATAAKSP from the coding sequence ATGTCCATCCTCCGCCTCTACACCCGCGTTCTCGAGCTGCTCGGCAAGGAGGCGCGGCTGGGCTGGCTGCTTGCCGTCGCCAATCTCCTGCTGGCGGCCTCGCAGTTCGCAGAACCCGTGCTGTTCGGACGGATCGTCGACGTGCTCTCGGGCAAGGCTGTGGCCGGGTCGAACTCGGCCTGGCCGTTCCTGGCCGCCTGGGTCGCGTTCGGACTGTTCACGATCGCTTGCAGCGCACTCGTGGCCCTGCAGGCCGACCGGCTCTCCCACCGCCAGCGCCAGGCGGTGCTGACGGACTATTTCGAGCACATCCTGCAATTGCCGCTGACGTTCCACTCCGGCACCCATTCGGGCCGGCTGATGAAGGTGATGCTCAACGGCACCGACGCGCTGTGGCGGCTGTGGCTCGGCTTCTTCCGCGAGCATTTCGCCGCCATCCTCTCGGTCGCGGTGCTGCTGCCGCTGTCCCTCTATCTGAACTGGCGGCTCGCGATCCTGCTGTTCGTGCTCTGCATCGTCTTCACCGTGCTGACCACCTTCGTCGTACGCAAGACCTTCGGCATGCAGATGGCGGTCGAGGAGCAATATAGCGAGCTCTCCGCGCGCGCCTCCGACGCCCTCGGCAACGTCGCGCTGGTGCAGAGTTTTGTGCGCGTCGAATCCGAGGTGAAGGGACTGCGTTCCGTCGCCGACGAGTTGCTCGCCGCACAAATGCCGGTGCTGTCCTGGTGGGCACTCGTCACCGTCATCACGCGTGCCTCCACCACCATCACGGTGCTCGCGATCTTCACGCTCGGCATCGCCCTGCACGACCAGGGGATGACCTCGGTCGGCGAGATCGTGATGTTCGTGAGCTTCGCGACGATGCTGATCCAGAAGCTCGAGCAGGTCGTGAGCTTCATCAACAACGTGTTCATGGAAGCCCCGCGCCTGCGCGAGTTCTTCAATGTGCTCGATGCCGTGCCCGCGGTGCACGACCGCCCCGACGCGATCGATGCGGGGCGGCTGTCCGGCCTCGTCGAGTTCAACGACGTCACCTTCTCCTATGATGGCAAGCGCCCGGCGATCGAGGACCTCTCCTTCACCGCCTTGCCCGGCCAGACCATCGCGCTGGTCGGCCCGACCGGCGCCGGCAAATCGACTGCGATCGCGCTGCTGCATCGCGCCTTCGATCCGCAATCCGGTTTCATCAAGATCGACGGCATGGACGTGCGCGGCGTCACGCTGACCTCGCTGCGGCGGAACATCGGCGTGGTGTTCCAGGAGGCGCTGCTGTTCAACCGCTCCATTGAGGACAACCTGCGCGTCGGCAAGCCGGATGCGACCGAGGCCGAGATGCGCAAGGCCGCCGAGCGCGCGCAGGCACTCGACTTCATCGAGCGCAGCGGCGGTTTCGAGACCAATGCCGGCGAGCGCGGCCGCATGCTCTCCGGCGGCGAGCGCCAGCGGCTGTCGATCGCCCGCGCGCTGCTGAAGGATCCGCCGATCCTGATCCTGGACGAGGCCACCAGCGCGCTCGACGCCGTCACCGAGGCCAAGGTGAACGCCGCTCTCGACGAAGTGATGAAAGGCCGCACCACCTTCGTGATCGCCCACCGTCTTTCCACCATCCGCAATGCGACGCGGATCCTGGTGTTCGAGAATGGCCGTGTGATCGAAATCGGAACTTTCGATGAACTCGTGGCCAAAGGCGGCCATTTTGCGGAGCTCGCCAGGGCCCAGTTCATGGTTCAGGAGACGGCACGGGCCAGCGTGACGGCGGCTGAGGCTGCCGCGACCGCTGCCAAGTCCCCATAG